From Sulfitobacter noctilucicola, the proteins below share one genomic window:
- a CDS encoding DUF4214 domain-containing protein, producing MAIMTLSGLSKSGTYVDAGMFGANAVFEHTEGGRPAEAYEAAADALGVTNIRFGGGQADLDLTKQNAAGEVPVDGETAINIVTMPNGMLRPELVNFLEWCVAQNASGSPTQATLIIPTKQITTEDYAAFAAQIETFVTLVMQQYGDVISAFQIGNEYWEMGETAYGIKASLGTEAAERGMIAAGYGSDTQPDILVQMGTAGNEGSEFPATPGVSDFAARNAAANNQIIDQLSDRALDAIDGVTEHYYYNKTDYAFADLDNAVKNIDKDYAIWADRLGTDLDLHITEWNVKTSAEEQHGMVAGSSMVRQFENMVELGVDGAHIWALDYHSRTALTLDTDEGVRLDAQGRLTNSAQGAVFDLMSEALVGKELVSASFDSGVPDIHVASYASDQELVFYITSRSFDQTSLTLDLAAKLPMAGAVSAVQITMDTATSNGQQWERGVAADSVMIDGQPYFYNEHDVDVILTDMVFTDAGAIDLVLNPFDVVELTVSLVTTPEPPKADPLAVQDDPYILGTAGDDVIQLTDKVTYIDAGDGFDTVAINALGSQASISFDGFGKPVLTAPGYDTPITLANVERVEFTDRQFDISIQSSTAALSAPDFASITELYIAYFDRAPASKGLLYWATRLEEGMSLPEIAESFFVQPETQRTYAAFLDDAGNVTDTQAFVSAVFNNVLGRDPSSTYWVDELDTPGSEITPAIFILAVLNGAKAASGGAADAAFLDVKTDLGVYFAAIKGLSDYDDTVAVMEMFDGSASSVSAAVAEIDRLHSEALDPDTGAFLMPLVGVIDDPFAVM from the coding sequence ATGGCGATCATGACGCTTTCAGGCCTGTCAAAAAGCGGAACATATGTCGATGCCGGCATGTTCGGTGCCAATGCCGTTTTTGAACATACCGAAGGGGGTCGCCCTGCAGAAGCTTATGAAGCGGCCGCAGATGCATTGGGTGTCACCAACATACGCTTTGGCGGCGGGCAGGCCGATCTGGACCTGACCAAACAGAACGCCGCAGGCGAAGTGCCTGTGGACGGTGAGACAGCCATCAACATCGTGACAATGCCAAACGGCATGCTGCGCCCGGAGCTGGTGAATTTTCTGGAATGGTGTGTGGCCCAAAATGCAAGCGGCAGCCCCACGCAGGCCACCCTGATCATCCCCACAAAACAGATCACGACCGAAGACTATGCAGCCTTCGCTGCGCAGATCGAAACCTTTGTCACCCTGGTCATGCAGCAATACGGCGATGTGATCAGCGCCTTCCAGATCGGCAACGAATACTGGGAGATGGGCGAGACCGCTTATGGCATCAAGGCCTCCCTCGGGACGGAAGCCGCCGAGCGGGGGATGATTGCGGCGGGATACGGCAGTGACACGCAGCCCGATATCCTTGTGCAGATGGGCACCGCCGGCAACGAAGGCTCCGAATTTCCGGCCACGCCGGGTGTCTCGGACTTTGCCGCCCGCAATGCTGCGGCCAATAACCAGATCATCGACCAACTGTCCGACCGGGCGCTTGACGCCATCGATGGCGTGACCGAACATTACTATTACAACAAAACCGACTACGCTTTTGCCGACCTCGACAATGCGGTCAAGAATATCGACAAGGATTACGCCATCTGGGCCGACAGGCTGGGCACCGACCTTGATCTGCACATCACCGAATGGAACGTCAAAACCTCTGCCGAGGAACAGCACGGCATGGTCGCGGGCTCCAGCATGGTGCGGCAGTTCGAAAACATGGTGGAGCTTGGCGTGGACGGGGCCCACATCTGGGCGCTGGATTACCATTCGCGCACCGCGCTCACGCTGGACACGGATGAAGGGGTGCGTCTGGACGCGCAGGGCCGCCTGACCAACTCCGCACAGGGTGCCGTCTTTGATCTGATGTCAGAGGCGCTGGTGGGCAAAGAGCTGGTCTCGGCCTCCTTTGACAGCGGCGTGCCGGACATCCACGTGGCCAGCTATGCCTCCGATCAGGAGCTGGTGTTCTACATCACATCGCGCAGCTTTGATCAGACGTCCCTTACCCTGGACCTGGCCGCAAAACTGCCCATGGCCGGTGCGGTGTCGGCGGTGCAGATCACGATGGATACCGCCACCTCCAACGGCCAGCAGTGGGAACGCGGCGTCGCGGCCGACAGCGTGATGATCGACGGCCAGCCCTATTTCTACAACGAACACGATGTGGATGTGATCCTCACCGATATGGTGTTCACCGATGCGGGCGCCATCGATCTTGTCCTGAACCCCTTTGACGTGGTGGAGCTGACTGTCTCGCTTGTCACCACCCCCGAGCCCCCCAAGGCGGACCCCCTCGCCGTGCAGGATGATCCGTATATTCTGGGCACCGCCGGTGATGACGTAATCCAGCTGACAGACAAGGTCACCTATATTGATGCGGGGGACGGGTTCGACACGGTCGCGATCAATGCCCTGGGCAGCCAGGCCAGTATTTCCTTTGACGGTTTCGGCAAACCTGTTCTGACCGCACCGGGCTATGACACCCCCATCACACTGGCAAACGTGGAACGGGTCGAATTCACCGACCGCCAGTTCGACATCAGCATCCAGTCCAGCACCGCCGCATTGTCCGCACCCGACTTTGCGTCGATCACGGAGCTTTATATTGCCTATTTCGACCGCGCGCCTGCGTCCAAAGGGTTGCTCTATTGGGCGACGCGGCTGGAGGAGGGCATGAGCCTGCCCGAGATCGCAGAGAGCTTTTTCGTCCAGCCCGAGACCCAAAGAACCTATGCCGCTTTTCTCGATGACGCGGGCAATGTGACCGACACGCAGGCCTTTGTCTCGGCGGTGTTCAATAACGTGCTGGGGCGTGATCCGTCGAGCACCTATTGGGTGGACGAGCTGGATACCCCCGGCTCCGAAATCACACCCGCGATCTTCATTCTGGCGGTGCTGAACGGCGCCAAAGCCGCGTCAGGCGGGGCGGCGGATGCGGCGTTTCTGGACGTCAAAACCGATCTTGGCGTGTACTTTGCCGCGATCAAGGGGCTGTCGGATTATGACGACACGGTCGCGGTGATGGAGATGTTCGACGGCAGCGCCTCCAGCGTGTCCGCGGCAGTGGCCGAGATCGACAGGCTGCACAGCGAGGCGCTCGACCCCGACACCGGCGCGTTCCTGATGCCGCTGGTGGGCGTGATCGACGATCCCTTCGCGGTGATGTGA
- a CDS encoding heparin lyase I family protein, translated as MDTGTTKFLIVLCAFNLVLGSAVNAADPVRSLQTFLNGRQCHAGAADGAWGQKTENAARLFTQASNIEIARPITESLLEELEGTSVTCPLILPKNPIRAEQFRLESEHSVRAPLKLDGGIERFWLLPGECKAGPKAKTIQAIGLTNDCSRNRQRSEMKTTKKVRHGARRIYSWDILVPTDFRSTASDDHLIVGQFHSGFAPSSTFSLSQDTGYFVNGRTCFGPEEFGEWHSVVVRVFWHSQRKKNLKDKTPSVFEVWCDGELIWDRSGRPNIAKGDGVSFKYGLYHAMDFPEGDNVTVQFKNVTVTKW; from the coding sequence ATGGACACAGGAACGACCAAATTTCTGATAGTATTATGTGCATTCAATCTCGTATTGGGCAGCGCTGTGAACGCAGCGGACCCAGTCAGGTCTTTGCAGACTTTCCTGAACGGAAGGCAGTGTCATGCTGGTGCAGCAGATGGAGCATGGGGGCAGAAGACCGAAAATGCGGCTCGCCTTTTCACTCAAGCCTCAAATATTGAAATCGCGAGACCAATCACTGAAAGCCTCCTTGAAGAATTAGAGGGGACTTCGGTCACGTGCCCTCTTATATTACCCAAAAATCCTATACGTGCTGAGCAATTCAGGCTGGAAAGTGAACATAGTGTAAGAGCACCTCTGAAACTCGATGGCGGTATAGAGCGGTTCTGGCTTTTACCAGGGGAGTGCAAGGCGGGGCCCAAAGCGAAGACAATACAAGCTATTGGGCTAACTAACGATTGCAGTCGCAATCGACAAAGGTCGGAAATGAAAACGACTAAAAAGGTTCGCCATGGCGCAAGACGCATTTATAGTTGGGACATTTTGGTGCCAACAGATTTTAGGTCAACGGCATCAGACGATCACCTCATCGTTGGCCAGTTTCACAGCGGCTTCGCACCGTCCTCAACGTTTTCACTGAGCCAAGACACCGGCTATTTTGTGAATGGCAGAACTTGTTTTGGGCCAGAGGAGTTCGGTGAATGGCATTCTGTAGTGGTTCGTGTTTTTTGGCATTCTCAACGCAAGAAAAATCTCAAGGATAAGACACCCAGTGTTTTTGAGGTTTGGTGTGACGGGGAGCTGATATGGGACAGATCTGGACGACCAAACATTGCAAAAGGTGACGGTGTTTCGTTCAAATATGGCCTCTATCACGCGATGGACTTCCCAGAAGGTGACAATGTTACTGTGCAGTTCAAAAATGTGACCGTTACAAAGTGGTAA
- a CDS encoding calcium-binding protein: MATTAQVEQVIKLFIGYFNRAPAPGGTNYWSGRFEASSEGPAMTWAEIAESFSVQSETTTLYPIMDTRDFSEASLKTFFNSVFQNLFGRDIRDGGLAYYSNQLTTDDPAEQRSVGEIILDIINGAVDGPDKARIDNKVAVSMDFFNKTDAIPGFVFDADARAVATSLLTGVTDDPATVDPALAQTSAYIATVDSGQPGVTINLTASADLPGGDGGGTDTAGTANNDTYAATVESFVGGTLQNSDVIEAGGGQDTLNIRAVATSQIVSPSATGLEKIAVTNQLASSSFILDMSGMEGETELAAIDTEATSATTFLNVDDGAQVRLVNVDGQTLVNFKGDRSASTTDAIDLFVSDSGTQAAPAVFATIDSSFAPDTSYEVATIETGGTSASFLDMSGMTLDTLTVTGTQQLQLDDNSNGFAALKSADASAMTGGGLFLFAPNNTSSDFAFMGSDFDDTLQLNNTLLNNANTLSLDGGGGTDMLVIDSFNTISAASVNATSGFEVLAAANTTSSLNAEDFNSIDQFLFGGQTGNDGRININGVTGDDTFIFASNVGRGDEAVRFQGATAGQSLQFELRGAAGTGGEVRIESSGNSSSSAAVGFSGNNISSAEIISSGANDAANVIRGVDSGSNNYFAFDNQNGPSNFSISGSQALTITAEAGVNLNASSDESGFSNGVNLDGSGASGVLRLAGSNSNDAIEGGSAADIFYGMGGSDVLTGNGGADQFRFSNNSGTDEIKDFTTGTDKIGLERVDFANTTQTAEGATLNTADYVDNLLTVANLSGADSNKVVELQNAATGAQITGTAVGATNTYLLVFNQTSGKGELWFDNDWSTTAGRSMTAELDNITTLSDLVGLSNTDFVEYMF; encoded by the coding sequence ATGGCAACCACGGCACAAGTTGAGCAGGTTATTAAGCTGTTTATCGGTTATTTTAACCGCGCCCCTGCCCCCGGTGGTACAAATTACTGGTCTGGCCGTTTTGAAGCCAGTTCGGAAGGGCCGGCCATGACATGGGCCGAAATTGCCGAATCTTTTTCGGTGCAAAGCGAGACAACAACGCTTTACCCGATCATGGATACCCGCGATTTTTCCGAAGCCTCGCTCAAGACGTTTTTCAACAGCGTGTTCCAGAACCTCTTTGGCCGCGACATCCGTGATGGGGGGCTGGCCTATTATTCAAACCAGCTGACCACAGATGATCCGGCTGAACAACGCTCCGTCGGCGAGATCATCCTTGATATCATCAACGGCGCTGTCGATGGTCCCGACAAGGCGCGGATCGACAACAAGGTCGCGGTGTCGATGGATTTCTTCAACAAGACCGATGCGATCCCCGGATTTGTCTTTGACGCCGATGCGCGTGCCGTGGCGACCAGCCTGCTGACGGGTGTGACCGATGATCCTGCCACCGTAGATCCTGCGCTGGCGCAGACCTCTGCCTATATCGCCACGGTGGACAGCGGCCAGCCGGGTGTCACGATCAATCTGACCGCAAGTGCGGACCTGCCGGGCGGTGACGGCGGTGGCACGGATACCGCAGGCACAGCCAACAACGACACCTATGCAGCCACGGTCGAAAGTTTCGTGGGCGGCACGCTGCAAAACAGCGACGTGATCGAGGCCGGAGGCGGCCAGGACACATTGAACATCCGGGCGGTGGCCACCAGTCAGATCGTGTCACCCAGTGCGACGGGCCTTGAGAAAATTGCTGTCACGAACCAGTTGGCAAGCTCCAGCTTCATTCTGGACATGTCCGGCATGGAAGGCGAAACAGAACTGGCGGCCATTGATACGGAGGCCACTTCGGCAACTACTTTCTTGAATGTGGACGACGGCGCCCAGGTCCGTCTGGTAAACGTCGATGGCCAGACCCTTGTGAATTTCAAAGGTGACAGAAGCGCATCGACAACAGATGCCATTGATCTGTTTGTCAGCGATTCAGGGACGCAGGCCGCACCCGCAGTGTTTGCTACCATTGACAGCTCTTTCGCACCCGACACCAGTTATGAGGTTGCCACAATCGAAACCGGCGGAACGTCCGCATCGTTTCTTGATATGAGCGGTATGACACTCGACACCCTGACGGTCACCGGCACGCAGCAGTTGCAGCTTGACGATAATTCAAACGGTTTTGCGGCGTTGAAATCAGCGGATGCCAGCGCCATGACGGGTGGTGGACTGTTTCTCTTTGCGCCAAACAATACCTCTTCCGACTTTGCTTTCATGGGCAGTGACTTTGACGATACGCTGCAGCTCAACAACACGCTGCTGAACAACGCCAACACCCTGTCGCTGGATGGCGGCGGCGGCACCGATATGCTGGTGATCGACAGCTTCAACACCATCTCTGCGGCATCGGTGAATGCGACCAGCGGGTTCGAGGTGCTGGCAGCGGCCAATACCACCTCCAGCCTGAATGCCGAAGATTTCAACAGCATCGACCAGTTCCTTTTTGGCGGGCAGACGGGCAACGACGGACGCATCAACATCAACGGCGTGACGGGCGATGACACCTTTATCTTTGCCTCGAACGTGGGTCGGGGGGATGAGGCCGTGCGTTTCCAGGGGGCCACTGCCGGCCAGTCCTTGCAGTTCGAACTGCGCGGTGCGGCAGGTACAGGCGGCGAGGTGCGCATCGAATCCAGCGGCAACAGCAGCTCAAGCGCAGCGGTAGGATTTTCGGGCAACAACATCAGCTCGGCCGAGATTATATCCTCCGGTGCAAACGATGCAGCAAACGTGATCCGCGGCGTGGACAGTGGCAGCAACAACTACTTTGCCTTCGACAATCAAAACGGGCCCAGCAACTTTAGCATCAGCGGATCGCAGGCCCTCACCATCACCGCCGAAGCAGGCGTCAATCTGAATGCCAGCTCTGACGAATCGGGCTTTAGCAACGGGGTCAATCTGGATGGCTCGGGCGCGTCAGGCGTATTGCGTCTTGCAGGCTCCAACAGCAATGACGCCATTGAGGGCGGCTCTGCGGCGGACATCTTCTACGGGATGGGCGGCAGTGATGTGCTGACCGGTAACGGCGGGGCGGACCAGTTCCGTTTCTCCAACAACAGCGGCACGGACGAAATCAAGGATTTCACCACAGGCACGGACAAGATCGGCCTGGAACGGGTGGATTTCGCCAACACCACCCAAACCGCTGAAGGGGCCACACTGAACACGGCTGACTACGTCGACAACCTGTTGACCGTTGCCAACCTGTCGGGCGCGGATTCCAACAAGGTGGTCGAGCTGCAGAATGCTGCAACCGGTGCCCAGATCACGGGTACCGCAGTTGGTGCGACAAACACCTATCTGCTGGTATTCAACCAGACCTCCGGCAAGGGCGAACTGTGGTTTGACAACGACTGGTCAACAACAGCAGGCCGCAGCATGACAGCGGAATTGGACAACATCACCACGCTGTCTGATCTGGTCGGGCTCAGCAACACCGACTTTGTCGAATACATGTTCTGA
- a CDS encoding glycosyltransferase family 4 protein has protein sequence MKTHFFDVTDIALYVEKETSVSGIQRVSFEVIKRMVETHGTETVKLSYWDRAKRDYVSIPSDFIADMDEFDPDILSAVFFGRAARPRKETPPTLERYRNRPMKYWFHYLRSTFHAARGNEAHFTKHNSSIEGWRNFKAGITTETEPEPKSYDMPRTQLTQIAQKGDRLVVLGATWDIDGLDACFQGLADKQGVEISQLIHDLIPIITPEHIAGDFSQEFYRWLKTSTGYCSSYFANSANTATDLAAFMEEIGEQRPIQTVPLAQEFTLVEPKKQHVMSGPAGEYKSRVTRTLGLRREILNLGKVPFVLVVGTMESRKNIWRLAQAWQRMTQEEGLDLPKLVFAGKPGWYNDDFNQLIRASGNLGGWVQFADKPNDTELAWLYETCEFTAMVSFYEGWGLPIGESLSFGKTAVVANNSSMPEVGGDMVEYCDAHSLDSMHAACRKLIADPEHRAMLERRIADTRLRTWKDVTEDFVRLLSDGQPAQP, from the coding sequence ATGAAGACACATTTTTTTGATGTCACAGACATCGCGCTTTATGTGGAAAAGGAAACCTCTGTCTCCGGCATCCAGCGGGTGTCGTTCGAGGTGATCAAACGCATGGTCGAGACCCACGGGACCGAGACCGTTAAGCTGAGCTACTGGGACCGCGCCAAGCGGGACTATGTGTCGATCCCGTCGGATTTCATTGCCGATATGGACGAATTCGACCCCGATATCCTGAGCGCGGTTTTCTTTGGCCGGGCGGCACGTCCGCGCAAGGAGACCCCGCCGACGCTTGAGCGTTATCGCAACCGGCCGATGAAATACTGGTTCCACTATCTGCGCAGCACCTTCCATGCCGCGCGCGGAAACGAAGCGCATTTCACAAAGCACAACAGCAGCATCGAGGGCTGGCGCAATTTCAAAGCCGGTATCACAACCGAAACCGAGCCCGAGCCCAAATCCTATGACATGCCCCGCACGCAGCTGACCCAGATCGCGCAAAAGGGCGACCGTCTGGTGGTGCTGGGGGCCACATGGGACATCGACGGGCTGGACGCCTGTTTTCAGGGGCTGGCAGACAAACAGGGCGTCGAGATCAGCCAGCTGATCCATGACCTGATCCCGATCATCACGCCCGAACATATTGCGGGTGATTTCAGTCAGGAATTTTACCGCTGGCTCAAGACCTCCACCGGGTATTGCAGCAGCTATTTTGCCAACTCCGCCAATACGGCCACCGATCTGGCGGCCTTTATGGAAGAAATCGGCGAGCAACGCCCGATCCAGACCGTGCCGCTGGCGCAGGAATTCACCTTGGTAGAGCCTAAAAAGCAGCATGTGATGTCCGGTCCTGCGGGGGAATACAAATCGCGTGTGACGCGCACGCTTGGCCTGCGCCGCGAGATTTTGAACCTTGGCAAAGTGCCGTTTGTGCTGGTCGTGGGCACCATGGAATCGCGCAAGAACATCTGGCGGCTGGCACAGGCATGGCAGCGGATGACGCAAGAGGAGGGGCTGGACCTGCCCAAGCTGGTCTTTGCCGGCAAGCCCGGCTGGTACAACGATGATTTCAACCAGCTGATCCGCGCCAGCGGCAATCTGGGCGGTTGGGTGCAATTTGCCGACAAGCCCAACGACACCGAACTGGCCTGGCTCTATGAGACATGTGAATTTACCGCCATGGTCAGCTTTTACGAAGGCTGGGGCCTGCCTATCGGGGAAAGCCTGTCCTTCGGCAAGACGGCGGTGGTGGCCAACAATTCATCCATGCCCGAAGTCGGCGGCGATATGGTGGAATATTGCGATGCCCACAGCCTCGACAGTATGCACGCGGCCTGTCGCAAGCTGATCGCAGATCCCGAACACCGTGCCATGTTGGAACGCCGGATCGCAGACACCCGCCTGCGCACCTGGAAAGATGTCACCGAGGATTTTGTGCGGCTGTTGAGCGACGGCCAACCTGCCCAACCGTAA
- a CDS encoding ABC transporter ATP-binding protein: protein MTKLNLFGKWRSKERKPLFTDRDKENIAWFCRTYLKEKVVWLGVVMVMILVQGFAYQQFIKLTEDGLRVIFENGDVGGLIRVCFMVMGIFTVRAIMSYLVPRISVWLASDAVFKMRRDLIDHIMMLDLAFFERTKAGDIILRLVNQAQDLSDFIGQTTVNAVRDAATVIIVSGYLTWKSPHLFLLVAIVLPCISFVVRYISHRIKDVQRSAENAMGAYMSGLEEMSNGMRTVKISNQEPMERTRLTNASQEIKNLSLRLQAAQALMSPSVDIMSATIYILIIGAGGYMALDPGFAMDGAAIIGFMIGMALIFDPARRLTYFFVRMQASLVILDGLRSLYRELPSITNAPDAKEDFDPLGDIVLRDVAFQYSETQPLFDGVDMTFEGSKITAIVGATGSGKTTVLSLIARLYDVQRGEVTIGGDRIDKLRIDKLRQSFSVVAQDIVIFNSSIFENIRYVKPDATDEQIWRAAELVGIDALMRERGDAPLGPKGSQLSGGQKQRIAIARAFLRAAPILLLDEATSALDQRTEEKVRGAITELSRDKTTIIVAHRLSTVTHADNIYVLDEGRVVEQGTHAELMAQKGLYAAMFTAQRESYG, encoded by the coding sequence ATGACCAAGCTTAATCTGTTCGGGAAGTGGCGCAGCAAGGAACGCAAACCGCTGTTCACGGACCGTGACAAGGAAAACATCGCCTGGTTCTGCCGTACCTATCTCAAGGAAAAGGTCGTCTGGCTGGGCGTCGTGATGGTGATGATCCTGGTGCAGGGTTTTGCCTATCAGCAGTTTATCAAACTGACCGAAGACGGTCTGCGCGTGATTTTCGAAAACGGCGATGTCGGCGGGCTGATCCGGGTCTGTTTCATGGTGATGGGTATCTTCACCGTACGGGCGATCATGTCCTATCTGGTGCCGCGCATTTCGGTCTGGCTGGCCTCTGATGCGGTGTTCAAGATGCGGCGTGATCTGATCGATCATATCATGATGCTGGATCTGGCGTTCTTTGAGCGGACCAAGGCAGGTGACATCATCCTGCGGCTGGTCAATCAGGCACAGGACCTGAGCGATTTCATCGGCCAGACCACGGTCAACGCGGTGCGCGATGCCGCGACCGTGATCATCGTCTCGGGATACCTCACGTGGAAATCCCCGCATCTGTTCTTGCTGGTGGCCATCGTGCTGCCCTGCATTTCCTTTGTGGTGCGCTATATCTCCCACCGGATCAAGGACGTGCAGCGCAGCGCGGAAAACGCCATGGGCGCCTATATGTCGGGGCTTGAGGAAATGTCCAACGGCATGCGCACGGTCAAGATCTCCAACCAGGAACCGATGGAACGCACCCGCCTGACCAACGCCAGCCAGGAGATCAAGAACCTGTCACTGCGGCTTCAGGCAGCCCAGGCCCTGATGAGCCCTTCGGTCGATATCATGTCGGCCACGATCTATATCCTGATCATCGGCGCGGGCGGGTATATGGCGCTCGACCCCGGTTTCGCGATGGACGGGGCCGCGATCATCGGCTTCATGATCGGCATGGCGCTGATCTTTGATCCCGCGCGGCGCCTGACGTATTTCTTTGTGCGCATGCAGGCAAGCCTTGTGATCCTCGACGGGTTGCGCAGCCTCTACCGCGAGCTTCCCTCGATCACCAACGCCCCCGATGCCAAGGAGGACTTTGACCCGCTGGGCGATATCGTGCTGCGCGATGTGGCGTTCCAGTACTCTGAAACGCAGCCGCTGTTCGATGGCGTGGACATGACCTTTGAGGGCAGCAAGATCACCGCAATCGTGGGGGCCACCGGATCGGGCAAAACCACGGTCCTGAGCCTGATCGCGCGCCTTTATGATGTGCAGCGCGGCGAGGTGACGATCGGCGGCGACCGCATCGACAAGTTGCGCATCGACAAACTGCGCCAGTCGTTTTCGGTGGTGGCGCAGGACATCGTGATCTTCAACTCCTCGATCTTCGAAAACATCCGCTATGTGAAACCCGATGCCACGGATGAACAGATCTGGCGGGCGGCCGAACTGGTGGGCATTGATGCGCTGATGCGCGAGCGTGGCGACGCACCTCTGGGACCCAAGGGGTCACAGCTGTCTGGCGGTCAAAAGCAACGCATCGCGATTGCGCGCGCCTTCCTGCGTGCCGCCCCCATCCTGCTGCTGGACGAAGCCACATCGGCGCTGGACCAGCGCACCGAGGAAAAAGTGCGCGGTGCCATCACAGAGCTGTCGCGTGACAAGACCACAATCATCGTGGCGCACCGCCTGTCCACCGTCACCCATGCCGACAATATCTATGTGCTCGACGAAGGGCGCGTGGTCGAACAGGGTACCCACGCAGAGCTGATGGCGCAAAAGGGGCTATATGCGGCCATGTTCACCGCCCAACGCGAGAGTTACGGCTAG